Within Aspergillus oryzae RIB40 DNA, chromosome 2, the genomic segment GCAAGTGAGGGTGCCTGAGATGTACATTGTTGGCCTTAGGCAAGGACTACATACCTCGAACTCAGGCACCACAGCAGTTGTCCGTATATCAACGCCTACAAGACGGTAGTGCACTTTGGTACGCACGCACGGTATTCTACGAGCTTCAGGACCGTACACCAAAGAGGACGTAAAATATATGTCTAGATTATCAAACGCTCTGACATAGCTCTAATTCATAAATTCATAAAGAATGGGTCGCTCTTTCCAGAAATCCCCATTTTGACCCACTGCCAATACCAATATACCGAGCCCCCAGCTGTTCTAGATACTGCCTATCCAGTATATTTCTCCCATCAAAAATAAACTTGGGTGGACGCATATGATTCATAATCCATTCCCAATTCAGGTTCTTCCCTTTGTTGTCTGGTGTGCTTGGTGGGGACTGGGGCTCTTCGATGCTAGTATCCTTTGCCGTGGTCATTCGCACATCGCCTGTCGCAATCGGAGTCTGAAACTCGTCCCATTCGGTCGCAATGACTACTGCATCGGCGCCATTGCATGCTTCGTACGCTGATGTACTCACTTGGACAGATGTGGAATGGCTACCGGCCGCAGCCACGTCTGTCAGAATGCGATCCCGCGGAACCATGGGGTCATAGATGGAGACGAGGGCGCCTTCTTGGAGCAGGTTTCGCACAAGAGAAATGGCAGCAGAATTCTTTGTGTCCGATGTATTCTTCTTGAAGGCAAACCCCAAGACCGCGATGGCCTTTCCCCCGACACTTCCATGCATAGACGAGACAATGCGCATAAAGAATCGCGACTTCTGGTACTCGTTCATCTCTATAACGGAAGCCCAATAATTTGCCACGGGAGTGAGACCTAGACTGCGAGCCAGGTAGATGAGACATAGGATATCTTTCTCGAAACATCCGCCTCCCCATCCGAGGGTGCTCTTCAACATGCCCTTCCCGATGCGAGGATCCATTCCGCAACTAGCACTCACGCTCTCAATATCTGCTCCGACCGCTTCACATATCGCGCTTAACGAGTTCACGCTGCTTATTCTCTGCGCTAGCATTGCGTTGGCGGCCAGCTTGGATAGTTCGGATGACCAGCGGTCCATCGTGATTATAAGCTCGGGTGATACCCACCGGGTGTATATCGCAGCCAGCTCTTCAGCTGCTTTGCGCGACGATGGCTTTTCTTGGTGGCCGATCAAAACTTTTGTCGGATAGAATAAATCTGTTATTGAGGTTCCTTCGGAGAGGAATTCAGGATTAGAGAGCACCTCAAACCGGCAACCATTCTTAGAACTAGATTCGAGCTACGCCCATGGTATCATTAGTATTCACTGGGTGAGATAGGAGACAATAGTCCGTACCAAGTCCCGAATCTTGTCTGCTGTTCCACATGGGACGGTCGACTTCTCCACGACAATCTTGTCCGACTCTGCGGCCTGCGCTATGGTCCGGACTGCGGCCTGCGTGTTGGCCAAGTCCAATGCCATCCCTTTCCCAATGCCGTCTCCCTTAGTAGGGGTATCAATGCACAACATAATAATCTCCGCCTCTCGGATGGCCTGATCGATGTCTGTCGAGAACGTAAGATTGCACTGGGTCTCTCGCTGCCGAACGCTGGATAGAACAGCTTCGAGGCCTGGTTCATACAGTGGAGGGATCCCTGTATTCCAAGCGTCAATCCGCTCCTTGTTTTTGTCCACAACCGTTACCTGGATGTCCGGACATTGATGGGCGATAACCGTGGCCAGAGGACCCCCTAGAACGTCAGGTAGGAACTCATCATACGCATCCGGTGCATCACTCACCCACGAATCCAGCACCAATACATGTTACATTCCGAATCATGACGGCGAAGCATCTAGGTCTGACAGAGGTTTAATTCCTGGTTGAACAACCcggagggaaaagaaagacactCGCTTCAATTTAGCATTCAGCATGTCAGCTGTGTTCCTAAGCTCTTCTGTGTTCTGTCAATCTAGGTGGGGGAACCAAGATTGAAGCTGAGCGTCAGGCCCACCCATGGTGAACTCTTTCCGGATACGGCAAAGAGCACACCATTCAAAGTTGGACTTAAGGCGACTATCGACACTTGCGGTGGGGATTTGCGTCTGAGCTTTGTCATCGTGCAGACTGTCAGCCCGCCACGGCGTACATTTCACCAAGGGACCCTAAGAATTACGACATCCGTCTTCGATCGGCATTCCTCAGCCCCACCACATCGGCAGCTGAGGTTTAGACGTCAGCCACCCTCGGCTGTTGTTGGGGGGGGCTGGAGGGAAGCGATGTGTTTGTTCCACCTTCCAAGGTCATCTTGACGCGTGACGAGATTAGGGCTTGTCGGGGCTGATCGGGTGGGTCAGCGCAGAGGATTAACCACTACTTAAAGTGTGCCATTCAAAGGTGACCCATGCTTGTTAGggagtatactccgtatactaTTTTACGTGATATGGCGAATCACGACGACAAGCTGAAAATCCTCATCACTGGGGTAAGGAACATCTACCAAAAGAAAGGTCTGGGCTAACACTGACAGGCTGCGGGGTTCCTCGGATCCAACCTTGCAGATTACCTCCTTGCAAAGGGCCAGGTAGTCATTGGGATGGATAGCTTCCAAACAGGTTCTCCGCAGAATCTTGAGCACCTCAGGAACCATCCCGACTTTACATTTGTCAAGTAAGATGGACACCATGGATCAAACGCTGGTTTTCTCGGGGTTGACCTTTACAGTCAAAATATACAACTGCCCTTGGAAGATGTGGGCCAGATCGATCAGATTTACAACCTAGCATGCCCAGCCAGTCCGATCCAGTATCAAAAAGACCCGATCTCAACGCTAAGGACATGCTTCCAGGGTACACAAAACGTGCTCGACTTAGCTATATCGAAAAACGCCCGCGTCTTACATACTAGCACATCAGGTAAGCGAAACGCCAATAGCCCCCTACTTCGCTTCTACCTAATACATAAGTAGAGGTATATGGCGATCCCCTCGTTCACCCCCAGCCCGAAACATACTGGGGAAATGTCAACCCCTTTGGGATGCGATCTTGCTACGATGAAGGCAAGAGAGTAGCAGAAGCACTGTGCTATGCATACCGTGAACAACAAGGCGCTGATATCCGGATCGCTCGCATTTTTAACACATATGGCCCTCGCATGAATGGCAGCGATGGTCGGGTCGTGTCGAACTTTATCGTCGCTGCATTGTCCGGTGAAGACCTGAAGATCACCGGCGATGGAACTGCAACACGGTCTTTCCAATATGTCACAGACTGTATGAAAGGACTCTATCGCCTAATGAACAGTGACTACAGTGAAGGTCCTGTGAATATCGGAAATGATGGGGAGTTTACTATCCAGCAGCTAGCAGAGAAGGTAGCTGGTCTCGTGGCCGAGATGACCAATCAGCCTAAGGTCAACATTACCTACCATCCACGCCCTGCAGATGATCCTGCTGTTCGTCGACCCCAGATCTCGCTAGCCAAAGCTGTGTTGAACTGGTGCCCAACAATCCCCTTGCAGGAAGGGCTACGAAGAACGATTGAGTGGCATGTAAGCGAGCGAGTCGTGTCCTAGCCCACCTGTTCAATTTGGATATGACTATTCGACAGTCCGGATACGGATTAGGAGCACTTAGTTGTACCAAGCCTCCTACCTCAAAAGGTTTCTGTCCTCGATAGAACAGCTTCGGCCGGTAAATAGCGGTGGGTACTGGTTTCCTGCTAATGTCACCAGTCTCAGATCTGGATCTATGATGAAGGTCACAAATGACCAATGAAACTTCTAGATAAAACAGTAGTCCGTCGAAGTTAGGTTAATAAAGAACAATACTAGCCCCACACAGAGATGTTTAAAATTTGCACGGAGTAGTAGTATGGAGTAGTCTTACAATGAGTACACTTATCTGCCCCGAACAGAGTGGTCCGTGGTGTCGGAAAAGGAGAGCGGTGAATAAATGGGCGGCAGAAAAAGCACGGTACCGGAGACTCATCTGATATCCGCTCCGCGCAATATTTCCATCTCcgtttttattttcaattAACCTCAATCGCAGGTCTTGAATAACTAACATTCCATCATGTTGTCGCGATCAGTATGGAGGAACCTGGGCTATAATGCCCGTCGAAGAACGGCCATACCCGAGGTTCCCTACCGCTGCTTTTCCTGTTCGCAGCGAGCTCAAGTGGACTCCAACAAGGCCAACCAAGATGAACGGATGACCCATTTTGGCTTTAGCAATGTTCCTGAATCGCAGAAGGAGTCCATGGGTATGCTTCTATATGCTCTCCGCACTATTGGACACAGGACTAACCAAGCTATGCCGCCAATGTACAGTCGGAGCGGTCTTCAGCTCAGTTGCTTCTTCCTACGATGCTATGAATGATTTCATGTCACTCGGAATCCATCGCTTGTGGAAAGATCATTTTGTTCGCTCCTTGAACCCTGGATCGGCGCTACCATCTCGCAACACCGACACGACAGGAAAAGGGTGGAATATCCTGGATATCGCCGGCGGGACGGGCGATATCGCGTTTCGCATGCTGGACCACGCGACCAACATTAACTACGATCATGATACCCGTGTCACAATTGCTGATATCAATCCGGATATGCTTGCGGAGGGTAAAAAGAGGAGCATCCAGACCCCTTACTACAACACGGACCGTTTATCTTTTATGCAGGGCAATGCCCAGGACATGCCCAACATTCCCGATAACTCAGTTGACCTCTACACGGTTGTCTTCGGCATCCGCAATTTCACAGACAAGCAGGCCGCCCTACATGAAGCATTCCGAGTGCTGAAGCCTGGTGGTGTGTTCGCTTGTATGGAATTCAGCAAGGTAGAGAACAGCGTATTCAATGCGGTCTACAAGCAGTGGAGTTTCAGTGCCATCCCGATGATCGGTCAACTAGTGGCGGGAGATCGGGACAGCTACCAGTATCTGGTGGAGAGTATTGAGCAGTTCCCCAGCCAGGAAGAATTCCGGGGGATGATTCAGAAGGCCGGTTTCATGATCCCTGGCCGGGGATTCGAGAATCTCACTGGAGGGATTGCGGCTATTCACAAGGGTATTAAGCCTCTTTCCCAGGCTTGAAAGTTCCATGGCGGGTGAAGAGAcgatgggagaagaaaatatttGTATAGTACTAATCTCCTAGATGACAATGTAACAGTAACAATCAACCATTTTGTACAGTACGGGATTTGCAGAAGCGTCAGCGTAGGTGGCGATGGTGTCATAACGGAAGTTATTGGAGCCGAGACTCGGAAGGCGCACTAGAGGGAGGGGATTGTTTCTCCTTTAGAATCTTAGGAGAAGCATGGAAGCGTTAGCGTGCAGAGAATCAAAGGAAGTCCGAAGTGTACTTACTACGTCGTATCTCCGATAATTAGTCAAAACTTCCTGCCGAGACCGAttctcctcc encodes:
- a CDS encoding uncharacterized protein (UDP-glucose/GDP-mannose dehydrogenase) — encoded protein: MIRNVTCIGAGFVGGPLATVIAHQCPDIQVTVVDKNKERIDAWNTGIPPLYEPGLEAVLSSVRQRETQCNLTFSTDIDQAIREAEIIMLCIDTPTKGDGIGKGMALDLANTQAAVRTIAQAAESDKIVVEKSTVPCGTADKIRDLLESSSKNGCRFEVLSNPEFLSEGTSITDLFYPTKVLIGHQEKPSSRKAAEELAAIYTRWVSPELIITMDRWSSELSKLAANAMLAQRISSVNSLSAICEAVGADIESVSASCGMDPRIGKGMLKSTLGWGGGCFEKDILCLIYLARSLGLTPVANYWASVIEMNEYQKSRFFMRIVSSMHGSVGGKAIAVLGFAFKKNTSDTKNSAAISLVRNLLQEGALVSIYDPMVPRDRILTDVAAAGSHSTSVQVSTSAYEACNGADAVVIATEWDEFQTPIATGDVRMTTAKDTSIEEPQSPPSTPDNKGKNLNWEWIMNHMRPPKFIFDGRNILDRQYLEQLGARYIGIGSGSKWGFLERATHSL
- a CDS encoding UDP-glucuronic acid decarboxylase family protein (nucleoside-diphosphate-sugar epimerases), giving the protein MLVREYTPYTILRDMANHDDKLKILITGAAGFLGSNLADYLLAKGQVVIGMDSFQTGSPQNLEHLRNHPDFTFVNQNIQLPLEDVGQIDQIYNLACPASPIQYQKDPISTLRTCFQGTQNVLDLAISKNARVLHTSTSEVYGDPLVHPQPETYWGNVNPFGMRSCYDEGKRVAEALCYAYREQQGADIRIARIFNTYGPRMNGSDGRVVSNFIVAALSGEDLKITGDGTATRSFQYVTDCMKGLYRLMNSDYSEGPVNIGNDGEFTIQQLAEKVAGLVAEMTNQPKVNITYHPRPADDPAVRRPQISLAKAVLNWCPTIPLQEGLRRTIEWHVSERVVS
- a CDS encoding class I SAM-dependent methyltransferase (ubiquinone biosynthesis methyltransferase COQ5): MLSRSVWRNLGYNARRRTAIPEVPYRCFSCSQRAQVDSNKANQDERMTHFGFSNVPESQKESMVGAVFSSVASSYDAMNDFMSLGIHRLWKDHFVRSLNPGSALPSRNTDTTGKGWNILDIAGGTGDIAFRMLDHATNINYDHDTRVTIADINPDMLAEGKKRSIQTPYYNTDRLSFMQGNAQDMPNIPDNSVDLYTVVFGIRNFTDKQAALHEAFRVLKPGGVFACMEFSKVENSVFNAVYKQWSFSAIPMIGQLVAGDRDSYQYLVESIEQFPSQEEFRGMIQKAGFMIPGRGFENLTGGIAAIHKGIKPLSQA